The segment ATTTAAGGTAATATCTGAAAAATACAGAAACAGAAGAAAAAGATTTAAACTAAGGTTTAATTTAATAGCGGGGATATGCAATTATGAAAATAATTATTGATTTCGCAAGAGGTCTAATGAAATATTGGTATATGGCGAATAGTATATTTATTAAAAATTTAAGCCTTAATCGGCTTGTAATGCGGAATTAAGAGGATGGCGAAGATTGTATATAATTCCCGATAAAATATAATAACAAGACACGATTAGCAGGAAAAATATGTGGGTGATTTATTCTTTGCTGGCTGCGGTGTTTGCCGCCGTGGTGGCTATTTTTGCAAAAATAGGAATAAGCGGGGTAAATTCAAATCTCGCGGTAGCTATTCGTACCGTGATTGTTTTGCTTATGTCGTGGTTTATAGTTTTTATCACGGGAAAGCACAGTGAAATTGCACAAATCACGCAAAAGAGCTGGATATTTCTGGCGCTTTCCGGACTTGCAACAGGTATTTCGTGGCTGTTTTTTTACAAGGCTCTGCAAATCGGCGACGCGTCTAAAGTTGTTCCGATTGACAAACTTAGTATCGTAATCACAATGGTTTTGGCTTTTGTGTTTTTGGGAGAAACCGCAGATCCAAAAACGATATTAGGCGGACTGCTTATAGTTGCCGGAACTTTTATTCTGATTATAGGAAACGGGTAAAGCGAATTTTATGAGATCTGCCCTCTGTTTCTGCTGAGACGATACCTTTCGCTGTAAGCCAGCGCCCCCCAAATTCCGATTGCGTGCGCTTCGCATGAGGCGATACAGCGACCGCAACCGATACATAAATTTTTATTTACGCTGTGACGTTCTCCACGCTCGCCTTCGATTGCGCCATTGATTGGACACGCCTCGGTGCAATTTCCGCACCCGGTACATTTCGTGTCGATATTAACCGTCGGTCTGACTTTTACCAAATCGGTGAAACTGTGCGACGGGCATTTTCGAGACGCAACAATGAAATTTTCACCCGTATTACAGTCAAGTTTTGGAAGAAAATTGTCCATAACTATCGAATTTGCAATGCCGACCGATTTGGCGCATATTGAACAACCGGTACAACCGACCGAACAGTATTGTTTCACTTTTGAGCCTTTGTCGTGATTGCTGCAAGCGACGAATACTTTTTGCGTTTCGGGAGAGGTTTCTATAAGTTTTCTAGGGCAGGCGGAAAGACACGCGCCGCATCCGGTACATTTTTCATCGTTTATTACCGCAACTCCATTTTTATTGACCGAAATTGCGCCGAAAGGGCACGCTTTTACGCAGTTGCCGAAACCTAAACATCCGTATTCGCATTCTTTTGAACCGTTGGCGACCAAAACCGCCGCGAGACAATCGGGAATCCCGTCGTAGATCGCTCTTTCACGCGCTTCGGCAATCCCGCCTTTGCAATGAATTTTTGCTGTCTTGGCAACGATATTTTCACCGTCCGTATCGCCGAGTATCGAAGCGATTTTGCCGGCGGTATCGGCGCCGCCAGGAACACAGCCGTTGAGTTTTGCTTTTTTGTCTTTGTCCGAAAGCGCTTGCGCGAAAGCCGTACAGCCTGCAAACCCGCACGCTCCGCAGTTTGCGTTCGGAAGGATTGAAATAATTTTTTCTACTTTCGCGTTTGGGGCGACGTAAAATTTCCAGTCGGCAAAAACAATAATTATTCCAAGCACAAGTCCAAGCATAGTAAAAATTAAAACCGGCTCAAACATTTATCCTCCTATCGTCATTCCTGCAAAGCCCAAAAATGCGATCGCTATAAGTCCTGCGGAAATAAACGCTATAGGCAGTCCTTCAAACGCTTTCGGAACGTCAGCAAGTTCTAGACGTTCTCTTATTCCGGCCATAAGCACGAGTGCCAACGAAAATCCCACTCCAGACATAAACGAATTTACCATAGCCTCCGCAAAAGTAAACGGAAGTCCGGTGTATTGGTTATTCCCTATGTTTATCACGGCGACTCCCAATATCGAGCAGTTTGTTGTTATCAACGGTAAAAACACGCCTAATGAATCGTAAAGCATAGGCGAATATCTTTTTATCGCCATTTCCGTTATTTGGACGAATGCCGCGATAATCAAAATAAACGCGATTGTTTGAAAGTATTCTATATCGTACGGCTGCAAAACAAAAAAGTTGAACGACCAAGTAAATAATGTCGAAACTACCATTACAAACGTAACGGCAAGCCCCATCCCAACCGCTGTCGATAATTTTTTTGACACGCCGAAAAACGGACATAATCCTAAAAATCTCGACAAGACGAAATTTTGGATAAATATCGCAGCGATTGAAATTTGCAAAAAAACTACGAACAAATTATCACCCATTTTTCACTCCGGGTTTGAAGCTGTTTATAATTGCCAAAACCAGGGCTATGGTGAAAAATCCGCCGGGCGCCAAAATAAATATAACCATTGGCGAATACTGCGGAATTACGGAAAGTCCAAGCAATTTGTTCGCTCCCAAAAGTTCACGGATCGCGCTCAAAGTAACTAAGGCGAAAGTGTAGCCAAGACCCATAACCAATCCGTCGATTGCAGATTTTGAGACATTATTTTTTGTCGCAAACGACTCCGCCCGTGCAAAAATTATACAATTCACCACAATAAGCGGAATAAATATTCCTAATCTGGCGTCAAGTTCCGGGAAATAGGCTTTTATTAACAACTGTATAACAGAAACAAACGTCGCGATAACTACAATAAAACATGGGATTCGCACTCTATCGGGAATTATGCCTTTAACAAGCGAAATAATTAAGTTTGAACATATAAGTACGGCTGTAGTCGCCACTCCCATTCCGATTCCGTTTTGGACGGAAGTACTTACTCCAAGCGTAGGGCAAAGTCCAAGCGCTAAAACAAATATTGGGTTTTCCGTAAAAACACCTCTTTTGAGTTCTTGCAAAAATTTGTCAATCATTTACTTAATCCTCCGACTTTATTTCAGAGTGTTCCTGATTCGTATTTATTTCAGCCTCTTCGGTAATTTTAACTAAAGATGTAAGCAATTTTGCTCTTGCGGATATTTCGTTTGTTATCGCCGTAGTTGTGATTGTCGAACCGGTAATTACCGTTATTTGATTGTTTTTAAGTAAATTATCTTTCGCCGCGTTATCAAGCGTATGCCATTCGCCGTTTTTGTGCAAAGAAATTTTATCGACCGTTGAAACTCCTTTGTACTGTTCACAAAACCAAGGATATGTTTTTTCCTGTTTTTTCCAAAGCCCAAACGGGAATTTAGCATCCGAGACAACTTCGACGATTCTTGTTCCGAGCCCCGGCGTTTCGTTTTGATTGATTATGGAAAGTCCTTTGATTTTTCCGTCTAAGTCCAAACCGCAAAAAAAGTTTATCACGCTTGAATAACCGTACGCCGCTCCTATAAACGCAAATCCTATGATTTTGTTGCCGGGGGCGAATTCTTTCCAATATATTCCAAATCCGTCAACACTGTCGGCGACAACTGTCGAATTTTGCGACAAAACGCTTTTTAGAGAAAATTCTTGCGCAATTTGTGTATGCTTGTTTATCTTATCAAAAGTTTTATTGTATGTGAAAACTATCGCAAATGTCGCCGCAAAAACGAATAAAGTCAAAACAAACACTATTTGAACAGAATTTTTCATCGCTTCCTGCCTGTCCCGTAAACTCTTGGTTTAACACATTTGTCAATTAACGGAGTAAACAAATTCATAAGCAGAATTGAGTACGAACAACCTTCCGGATATCCGCCGAATTCTCTTATTATAAACGTTATTATTGCACATCCCGCCGCAAAAATCGCCTGACCTTTGGCGGTAATCGGCGTAGTCGTCATATCTGTCGCCATAAAAAACGCACCTAAAAACAATCCGCCCGAAAGTATTTGAAACATTGCTACTGTAAATGCAGTTCCGCTGAAAAATGAAACGTCTGTTTGACCGAAAATCAAATAAAGCAAAAACACTCCGCCTATATAAAGTGCAGGCACTACCGGATTTATTATTCCTCTGTATATTAAATAAATACCGCCCAAAAGTAAAGCCAATACCGACGTTTCTCCGATTGTTCCGCCGATATTTCCAATAAACAAAGAATAAAACGAATCTTGCAAATCTGTCAACTCAATAGTTTTAACCGCCTGAATAATTTTTATTGCGACAAGCGGCGTCGCCGTAGAAATTCCGTCAATCGCGCTTGCTCCGCTGATGGCGTCAATGTTTATTCCTGATAAATTTTCAGGTAACTTACCCAAATATCCGCTTCTTGCGAAAATACTCCCCGTCATTGCCATAGGGTAAGACGCCAGTAAAAACGCTCTTCCTGCAAGCGCCGGATTCATAAAATTAAATCCGAGCCCGCCGAATGCGCATTTTACTATGGCTATTGCAAAAACAGCGCCCAGAATCGTCATCGCCGGATTTATTGCAACGGGAAGATTAAACGCCAAAAGCATACCCGTAACAACCGCACTCAAATCTCCAACGGTTGTTTTCTTTTTTAGCAAAAACACCGAAATTATATGTTCTGTCGTTACTGCAGCCGCAACGGCGGCAAGCGTCATCAGTAACGCCCGTAATCCGAAAATCAAAACAGACGCTATTAATGCCGGAATTAGAGCGATAATTACATCAAGCATAATTTTTGTAATAGTTTGCGTTCCGCGAATATGCGGCGAAAATGAAATATGAAGTAAATTTTCGTTTTCCATTTATTTAACCTGCGTTAACGACTCTTTCGCTCTTTTTTGAGTTATATAACTTTTGCACGTACGAATTCTGTGTAAAATATTTATTTTCGCCGGACAAACATACGAGCAACATCCGCATTCCATACAATCCATAACATTTCGTTTTAATGCTTCCTCGTACATGTCTTTCTCGAAATATTTCGCCAAAAGTGACGGGACAAGGTGAATTGAGCACGCTTTCACGCAATTCCCGCAGTTTATACAGTTGTTTTTACTATAAGAAGGAGTAATTGTATCCAAAACAAGCAGTCCGGAAGTTTGTTTCATTACGGGAACGCAGATATCGGGAAGCGATTTTCCCATCATGGGTCCTCCTGCAATTACCTTTTTGATTTTTGAGAAATCCGTTCTGCAATATTCCAAAATTTCTTTAACGTAAGTACCTATAGGGACAATATAATTCCCCGGTCTTTTAACTGCATTGCCCGTAACCGTAATTACTCTTTCGGTAAGCGGGATACCTTCTAAAACGGCATCGCAAACCGCCGCCGCAGAGGCAACGTTTAGCACAACACAAGCTGCGTCAATAGGGAGTTTTCCGCTTGGGACTTCTCGGTTTAATACAGTGCTTATAAGTTGTTTTTCTCCGCCCTGTGGATACTTCGTTTCAAGCGGAATTATTTTTATTCCATAATATTCTTTAGTGGTCGCTTTTTTTTTCATCACATAAATGGCGTCCGTTTTGTTTTTTTCTATGGAGATAAAAACGTATCTGACGCTAAGTATCTTTTGTAAAATTTTAACGCCTTTCAAGATTTTATCGGTTTCTTCAAGCATTAATCTGTGATCCGTCGTCAAATACGGCTCACATTCCGCAGCGTTTATTATCAGAGCGTTTACCTTTTTATCACGATGAGGCAATAATTTTACTTGCGTAGGAAATCCGGCTCCTCCCATTCCTACGATTCCGCAGTCGCCTATCCTTCTCATTAAAATTGACGGGGATTGTTCTCTCCAATTTTTTATCGGTTCAAACCTTAATTCGTCATTTCTGCCGTCAGCGGTAATTTCAACGCCTGTCACTAATTTTCCAGAAATATGTTTAAACATTCCGATTGAACTGACAATCCCGCTGATAGAAGAAAACGCCGGAGATGAAACAAATCCGTCCGCTTCCGCGACACACTGACCTTTTGATACATTGTCGCCGACTTTTACAACCACTTTCGCAGGCGCGCCTATGTGCATCAAAACAGGCACCACAATCTTTTGCGGCAACGGATAATTTTCGATAGGCAAAGATTGAGTCAATCTTTTATTGTATGGAATATGAATTCCGCCTTCGAAAGTCCATTTATTAAACAATTTCCACCCCTGATTTTCAAAAAAACTTCGTAGGAATATAATTTTTGCCGAATAAAAAGGGTAAAAAAAACAACAAAATTACGCTTTTGTCGTTTTAATTTCCCAAAAGAAATTCGCTTGCTTCCATTCTGTTTCTCTTGAAGCAAGAGAAAATTTCAATTCTTCTTTGATTTTTTGACAGTCGTCTTCGCCAAAACGCTTTTTAAGGACGTTTCCAAAAGAATTTTCGT is part of the Chitinispirillales bacterium genome and harbors:
- a CDS encoding FMN-binding protein, whose translation is MKNSVQIVFVLTLFVFAATFAIVFTYNKTFDKINKHTQIAQEFSLKSVLSQNSTVVADSVDGFGIYWKEFAPGNKIIGFAFIGAAYGYSSVINFFCGLDLDGKIKGLSIINQNETPGLGTRIVEVVSDAKFPFGLWKKQEKTYPWFCEQYKGVSTVDKISLHKNGEWHTLDNAAKDNLLKNNQITVITGSTITTTAITNEISARAKLLTSLVKITEEAEINTNQEHSEIKSED
- a CDS encoding IS5/IS1182 family transposase produces the protein FKVISEKYRNRRKRFKLRFNLIAGICNYENNY
- a CDS encoding RnfABCDGE type electron transport complex subunit A — translated: MGDNLFVVFLQISIAAIFIQNFVLSRFLGLCPFFGVSKKLSTAVGMGLAVTFVMVVSTLFTWSFNFFVLQPYDIEYFQTIAFILIIAAFVQITEMAIKRYSPMLYDSLGVFLPLITTNCSILGVAVINIGNNQYTGLPFTFAEAMVNSFMSGVGFSLALVLMAGIRERLELADVPKAFEGLPIAFISAGLIAIAFLGFAGMTIGG
- the rsxC gene encoding electron transport complex subunit RsxC, with product MFNKWTFEGGIHIPYNKRLTQSLPIENYPLPQKIVVPVLMHIGAPAKVVVKVGDNVSKGQCVAEADGFVSSPAFSSISGIVSSIGMFKHISGKLVTGVEITADGRNDELRFEPIKNWREQSPSILMRRIGDCGIVGMGGAGFPTQVKLLPHRDKKVNALIINAAECEPYLTTDHRLMLEETDKILKGVKILQKILSVRYVFISIEKNKTDAIYVMKKKATTKEYYGIKIIPLETKYPQGGEKQLISTVLNREVPSGKLPIDAACVVLNVASAAAVCDAVLEGIPLTERVITVTGNAVKRPGNYIVPIGTYVKEILEYCRTDFSKIKKVIAGGPMMGKSLPDICVPVMKQTSGLLVLDTITPSYSKNNCINCGNCVKACSIHLVPSLLAKYFEKDMYEEALKRNVMDCMECGCCSYVCPAKINILHRIRTCKSYITQKRAKESLTQVK
- a CDS encoding RnfABCDGE type electron transport complex subunit D, yielding MENENLLHISFSPHIRGTQTITKIMLDVIIALIPALIASVLIFGLRALLMTLAAVAAAVTTEHIISVFLLKKKTTVGDLSAVVTGMLLAFNLPVAINPAMTILGAVFAIAIVKCAFGGLGFNFMNPALAGRAFLLASYPMAMTGSIFARSGYLGKLPENLSGINIDAISGASAIDGISTATPLVAIKIIQAVKTIELTDLQDSFYSLFIGNIGGTIGETSVLALLLGGIYLIYRGIINPVVPALYIGGVFLLYLIFGQTDVSFFSGTAFTVAMFQILSGGLFLGAFFMATDMTTTPITAKGQAIFAAGCAIITFIIREFGGYPEGCSYSILLMNLFTPLIDKCVKPRVYGTGRKR
- a CDS encoding RnfABCDGE type electron transport complex subunit B, with translation MFEPVLIFTMLGLVLGIIIVFADWKFYVAPNAKVEKIISILPNANCGACGFAGCTAFAQALSDKDKKAKLNGCVPGGADTAGKIASILGDTDGENIVAKTAKIHCKGGIAEARERAIYDGIPDCLAAVLVANGSKECEYGCLGFGNCVKACPFGAISVNKNGVAVINDEKCTGCGACLSACPRKLIETSPETQKVFVACSNHDKGSKVKQYCSVGCTGCSICAKSVGIANSIVMDNFLPKLDCNTGENFIVASRKCPSHSFTDLVKVRPTVNIDTKCTGCGNCTEACPINGAIEGERGERHSVNKNLCIGCGRCIASCEAHAIGIWGALAYSERYRLSRNRGQIS
- a CDS encoding electron transport complex subunit E, whose amino-acid sequence is MIDKFLQELKRGVFTENPIFVLALGLCPTLGVSTSVQNGIGMGVATTAVLICSNLIISLVKGIIPDRVRIPCFIVVIATFVSVIQLLIKAYFPELDARLGIFIPLIVVNCIIFARAESFATKNNVSKSAIDGLVMGLGYTFALVTLSAIRELLGANKLLGLSVIPQYSPMVIFILAPGGFFTIALVLAIINSFKPGVKNG
- a CDS encoding EamA family transporter, which translates into the protein MWVIYSLLAAVFAAVVAIFAKIGISGVNSNLAVAIRTVIVLLMSWFIVFITGKHSEIAQITQKSWIFLALSGLATGISWLFFYKALQIGDASKVVPIDKLSIVITMVLAFVFLGETADPKTILGGLLIVAGTFILIIGNG